Proteins encoded together in one Onychomys torridus chromosome 1, mOncTor1.1, whole genome shotgun sequence window:
- the LOC118577174 gene encoding ATP synthase subunit f, mitochondrial-like produces MASLMPLKDKKLMEVKFGKMPSWILMQNFTCNGIVGAFQRGSDPYYKYSHVQKGSILGINMMLAAYVVFSYCISYKELKHEQQVPLKGQWRALHT; encoded by the exons ATGGCATCCCTCATGCCACTGAAGGATAAGAAGCTCATGGAGGTTAAATTTGGAAAGATGCCAAGCTGGATATTGATGCAGAATTTCACCTGCAATGGCATAGTGGGAGCCTTTCAGAGAGGTTCTGACCCGTATTACAAGTACAGCCACGTGCAGAAAGGCAGCATCTTGGGGATTAACATGATGCTGGCAGCCTACGTGGTTTT cagctATTGCATTTCTTACAAGGAACTCAAACATGAGCAGCAAGTACCACTGAAGGGTCAATGGAGGGCACTACACACCTGA